In Aedes albopictus strain Foshan chromosome 3, AalbF5, whole genome shotgun sequence, the following are encoded in one genomic region:
- the LOC115266489 gene encoding uncharacterized protein LOC115266489 has translation MYFPVNSMSNGFPTSPGYLEMVVCNEKEQLVALRQIKVLHDKLNDVVELVNYCFAVQITFCVGLCFVIGVVCSFGLFKTLLYWDELYYMGLLNFVWYLYYLFFVLFFIAIGSKVTREV, from the exons ATGTACTTCCCAGTGAATTCAATGTCGAACGGATTTCCAACATCACCCGGTTACCTGGAAATGGTGGTGTGCAACGAGAAGGAGCAATTGGTGGCTCTGAGGCAGATCAAAGTGCTTCATGACAAGCTTAACGACGTGGTAGAGTTGGTTAATTACTGCTTCGCCGTTCAG ATAACGTTTTGTGTCGGTTTGTGCTTCGTGATTGGCGTTGTCTGCTCGTTCGGACTGTTCAAGACGTTGCTCTACTGGGACGAGCTGTACTACATGGGCTTGCTGAACTTCGTCTGGTACCTGTACTATCTTTTCTTCGTACTGTTCTTCATTGCCATTGGAAGCAAAGTTACGCGTGAAGTATGA